The DNA window CACCTGCTCTGCCAGCGTGTCAATGCCGCTGGGCGACAAATCCGCCGCCTGCACGGTCTGCCGCTGCGGCCACTGGAACAAATGTGCGTTTTGCGACCGTGCGTAGAGTGGGTCGTAATGCAAGGCCATCAGTTCGGAAAACAGGGGTGCCAGTGCGCCCTCCATGGCCCAGGCTTGCCAGCGGTCGATGGTCTGCCTGCCATGCAACTCGCGCAGGGTACCCAGCTGTGTTGCCAGGGCCGCCGGGTCGTCGCCCAGGTTGGCATAGTCGCGCAGCAAAAACTCCAGGCGCACCGAGGGCGTCGCCTGGATTTCAATGCAGGGGCTAGCGCGCAGGCGCTGTACCAGCGCTTGCGGTACCGACACACGGCCGATGCGGCTGCTTTCGGCTTCCACAAAGATCGGGCGTTGCATGTCTAGCGGCTCCAGGGCCTGCGCGAGCAAGGTCTCGAACGCCGTTTGCGATGGTTGCGCCACGCCGGGCCATGCGCCCAGCACCGAGCCGCGGTGCCGGGCATAGGCCTCCAGGTCCAACATCTGCGCGCCGCGTGCGGCCAGGGCCTGCAGCACCCGCGTCTTGGCGCTGCCGGTGGGACCGCACAGCACGCGCAGTGGCAGTTGGGGTGCCAGGGCGTCAATGCGCTCGATCACATGGCGCCGCCAGGATTTGTAGCCCCCGGCCAGTTGCTGCGCATCCCAGCCCACCATGCGCAGCCAGGTCACCATCGAGCCGCTGCGCATGCCGCCGCGCCAGCAGTACACCAACGGCTTCCAGGCAGCGGACTTGTCGGCAAACTGCTCGCGCAGGTGGCGCGCCAGGTTGGCCGCAACCATAGCACCGCCCACACGCCGTGCCTCGAAGGCGCCTTGCTGTTTGTACAGCGTGCCCACGATGCGCCGCTCCTCGTCATCGAGCACCGGGCAATTGATGGCGCCGGGCAAGTGGTCCAGCGCGTATTCGGCCGGAGAGCGGGCGTCAATCAGTGCGTCGAACGCATGTCGGTCTTGCACGCGCACAGGGCTGCGGTGGCTCATGGGAAAACTCCAGTGGAGAAGGGCAAGACCGTGGCATGGCTGGCACAATGACCATTACCATGAATGACTTCTCACCCGTGATCGAGGAAACCGTCAAGCTCACCCAGTTCGCCCACGGCGGAGGGTGTGGCTGCAAAATTGCGCCGGGCTTGCTGCGTGAGATTTTGGCACGCGCACCGCAGGGCCTGGTGCCGCCCGAACTGCTGGTAGGCACCGAGACCAGTGACGACGCCGCTGTATACCGCCTGAACGACCAGCAAGCACTGGTGGCAACCACGGATTTTTTTACACCCATTGTTGATGACCCGTATGACTTTGGCCGCATTGCCGCGACCAATGCGCTGTCCGACATCTACGCCATGGGTGCCACGCCCATCCTCGCACTGGCGCTTGTGGGCATGCCCATCGCCAAGCTGGCGCCCGAGGTCATAGGCCGCGTACTCGAAGGCGGCGCCGCCGTATGCCGCGAGGCCGGTATCCCCATCGCAGGGGGACACAGCATCGACGTGCTTGAACCCATCTACGGCCTGGTCGCCCTGGGCCTGGTGCACCCGCAGCGCGTACTCCGCAATGCCGCTGCACGGGATGGCGATGTGCTGGTGCTGGGCAAGCCCCTGGGGGTGGGCGTGCTTTCTGCTGCCTTGAAAAAAGGAGTGCTGGACGCTGAGGGCTATGCCGAAATGCTGTGCCACACCACCCAGCTCAACCGTGTGGGCGTGGCACTGGCGCAGATTGACGGTGTGCACGCCATGACCGATGTGACCGGCTTTGGCCTGGCGGGGCATCTGCTGGAGATCTGCCGAGGTTCGCAGTTGTCTGCTCACATCGATTTGGCGAGCCTGCCGCTGATTGCCAGTGCTGTGGCTTGGGCCAAAGACGGCCTTGCCACGGGTGCATCGGGCCGCAACTGGGCCGCCTACGGTGCCGAGGTGCATTGGCCTGAGACTGCGCACGAATGGCAGCGCACCCTGCTCACCGATCCGCAAACCAGCGGCGGCCTGTTAGTGGGCTGCGCGCCGGGCGCTGTGGATGCCGTGCTGCGCGCTTTTCATGGCGATGGTTTCGCGCAAGCGGCCATCGTGGGGCGCATGCAGTCTGATATGGCGGGGCAGGGGCCACGGCTGCATTGCACCTAAAGCTGCAGGTTATTGTGCTGGGGCTTTGTTGCACCAGTCGGAAGGTCGATGAGATGATCCTCTGCATGTCTTTGTCCAGCCAGATCGACGTCCCTCGGGCTTTGAGCGCAGCGTTGTACGCAGCCCATTTGGTTGTTTTGTAGCGGGTCTTGGCGCCCTTGGGTTCGAGGCTATCAGCCCAAAAGATCGCCTTTGTACAATAAAGTCGCTTTGGGCGGGAATGTCAATCACCAAAGAAAAAACCCTAAGTGAATCAATCACTTAGGGTTGTATATGGCGGAGAGGGCGGGATTCGAACCCGCGGTGGGGATAAACCCACACACGCTTTCCAGGCGTGCGACTTAAACCGCTCATCCACCTCTCCGAAGCCTTTGATTATAGCCACAGGAGTGTGGGCATATAGAGAAACAGCGGCGGAGACGGCAAAAAAGCAGTGCGTCTTTCTTCGCAGACTACTTTCAGGCAGTTTTTGTGCTGGCCTGCACCATCTTCATGGCTGAGCCGATCAGCGCCGATACCTCGGTCATGTTGCTGGGTACGATGAGGGTGGTGGTGGCGTCGGAGGCCACTTTGCTGTAAGCCTCGACGGCTTTCTCTGCAACCTTGAGCTGCACGGCCTCTTGTCCGCCCGGTTGGCGAATCGCTGCGGCGATCCGTTCGATAGCATGTGCTGTAGCGTCTGCTACGGCGGTGATCGAGGCAGCTTCGCCCTGGGCCTTGTTGATGACGGCCTGTTTTTCACCTTCTGAGCGGGCAATGAAGGCTTCGCGTTCGCCGGTGGCGATGTTGATCTGTTCTTGGCGGCGGCCTTCGGAGGCGGCGATCAGTGCGCGCTTTCCTCGCTCTGCGGTGATTTGCGCCTGCATGGCGTGCAGGATTTCCTTCGGTGGGGTCAGATCCTTGATTTCGTAGCGCAGTACCTTTACGCCCCAGTTCAGTGCGGCCTCATCAATGGCTTGGACGACCTGGGCGTTGATGATGTCGCGTTCTTCAAAGGTCTTGTCCAGCTCCAGCTTGCCGATCACCGAGCGCAGTGATGTCTGTGCCAGCTGGGTCACCGCCATGATGTAGTTGCTTGATCCGTAGCTGGCGCGCATGGGGTCGGTGACCTGGAAATACAGGATGCCATCGACTTGCAGCTGCGTGTTGTCGCGCGTGATGCAGATCTGGCTGGGCACATCGAGCGGGATTTCCTTCAGGCTGTGCTTGTAGGCCACGCGGTCGATAAAGGGCACCAGGATGTTCAGGCCCGGCGTGAGGGTGCCTGCATATTTGCCCAGGCGTTCTTTCACCCAGGCGTTCTGCTGGGGCACCACCTTGACAGAGCGTGCAATGAAGATCACTGCGATGACAAGGAGGACGATGGCGATTTCCATTGGGGAACCTTTCGAGGGGAGGGTGATGCAGTCAGGGCTTATAGCGGATCGACGAGCAGGCGGCTGCCCACCAGCTCTGCGACCCGGTGCATGCCCGTGGAAGGGGTGACACCGGGGCGATGGATGGCTGTCCAGGTGGCGCCCCGGTATTTCACGGTGGTGGTGCCGTCGGCGTTCCAGCTGTCGATGACGATCGTTTCGCCGACGTCCAGGTTCACGCTGCGGTCGGCGCGGGCCGATGGATCGCCGGGGCGCCTTCTTTTGGCGTAGTGCCAGGCTACGACAGCGCCGCCACCGACTGCGGCAGCCGTGACGATTTGGCCCGTCAAAGGCAGGCCCGTGTGGGCCACCAGGGCGGCTGCAGCCAGACCCAGGGCCACCATCAGCAGGTAAAAAGTACCGGTGAGCAGCTCGGCAACGATCACACCTCCCGCCAGCAACCACCAGATGGTGGATTCCTCCATATTGACCTCCACAAGAACTTGTCTTTAGTGCACCACATTCTGGGTCAAAAGCGGTGCTATTCAAAGGCTCGTCAGGCTTATTCCTTACACTTCGCGCCTGATTCGTTTTTTAGCCGGGCAGGGCACGTTTGCACGGAGGCTGCGCATGAAATTTCGTTTTCCTATCATCATCATCGATGAAGACTATCGCTCCGAGAATACCTCGGGTCTTGGTATCCGCGCGCTTGCGCAGGCCATTGAGGCCGAGGGGTTCGAGGTGGTGGGCGTCACCAGCTATGGTGACCTGTCGCAGTTTGCGCAGCAGCAAAGCCGGGCCAGTGCTTTCATTCTGTCGATTGACGATGAAGAGTTCACTGTAGGTGAAGGGCTGGACCCCATCGTGCTGAGCCTGCGCAACTTCATTGGTGAGGTGCGCCGCAAGAATACCGAAGTGCCGATTTACGTGCACGGCGAGACCAAGACCAGCCGCCATTTGCCCAACGACATCCTGCGCGAGCTGCACGGCTTTATCCACATGTTCGAGGACACCCCCGAATTCGTGGCCAAGCACATCATCCGAGAGGCCAAGAGCTACCTTGAAGGCGTTAAGCCACCGTTCTTCAAGGCGCTGCTGGACTACGCCGAAGACGGCTCCTATTCATGGCATTGCCCCGGTCATTCGGGCGGCGTGGCATTTTTGAAAAGCCCCGTGGGCCAGATGTACCACCAGTTCTATGGTGAGAACATGTTGCGCGCTGACGTGTGCAATGCCGTGGAAGAACTGGGCCAGCTGCTGGACCACAACGGTGCCATCGGCGAGAGCGAACGCAATGCCGCGCGCATCTTCAACGCCGACCACTGCTTCTTCGTGACCAACGGCACATCTACTAGCAACAAGATGGTGTGGCACCACACCGTGGCGCCGGGCGACGTGGTGGTGGTGGACCGCAACTGCCACAAGTCCATCCTGCACAGCATCATCATGACCGGGGCCATCCCCGTGTTCATGAAGCCGACGCGCAACCACTTCGGCATCATCGGGCCGATTCCGCAGAGCGAGTTCGAGCCGGCCACCATCCAGGCCAAGATCAAGGCCAACCCGCTGCTCAAGGGCGTGGACGCGAAAAAAGTCAAGCCGCGCGTGCTCACGCTTACGCAGAGCACTTACGACGGCGTGCTCTACAACACCGAGACCATCAAGGGCATGCTCGATGGCTACGTGGACAACCTGCACTTTGACGAGGCCTGGCTGCCGCACGCGGCCTTCCACCCGTTCTATGGCAGCTACCACGCCATGGGCAAGAAGCGCGCGCGCCCCCAGCATTCGGTGACCTACGCCACGCAGTCCATCCACAAGCTGCTGGCCGGCATCAGCCAGGCCAGCCATGTGCTGGTGCAGGACTCGCAGACCACCAAGCTCGACCGCCACCTGTTCAACGAGGCCTACCTGATGCACACCAGCACCAGCCCTCAGTACAGCATCATCGCCAGCTGCGATGTGGCGGCCGCCATGATGGAGCCGCCCGGCGGCACCGCGCTGGTGGAAGAGAGCATTCTCGAAGCGCTCGACTTCCGCCGCGCCATGCGCCAAGTCGAAGCCGAGTTTGGCAAGAAAGACTGGTGGTTCAAGGTCTGGGGGCCAGAAAAACTGGTGGCAGAAGGTATTGGCCGCGCCGAAGACTGGATCATCCGCAGCGACAGCAAGAGCAAGAAAGCCGGCAGCAAGTGGCATGGCTTTGGCCAGTTGGCCGATGGCTTCAACATGCTCGACCCGATCAAATCGACCATCGTTACGCCAGGCCTGAGCCTGGACGGCAAGTTCGACAAGACCGGTATTCCAGCGTCCATCGTCACCAAGTACCTGGCCGAGCATGGCGTGGTGGTGGAGAAGACAGGGCTCTACAGCTTCTTCATCATGTTCACCATCGGCATCACCAAGGGCCGCTGGAACACCTTGCTGACCGCACTGCAGCAGTTCAAGGACGACTATGAGAAGAACCAGCCCATGTGGCGCATCCTTCCCGAGTTCTGCCAGCAGCACAAACGCTATGAGCGCATGGGCTTGCAGGACCTGTGCCAGCATGTGCATGAGATGTACGCCAAGTACGACATTGCGCGCCTGACCACCGAGATGTACCTGTCGGATCTGACCCCGGCCATGAAGCCGTCGGATGCGTTCTCACACATCGCGCACCGCACAACCGAGCGCGTGGAAATCGACCACCTGGAGGGCCGCATCACCGTGGGCTTGGTCACACCGTACCCTCCGGGCATTCCGCTGCTGATTCCGGGCGAGGTGTTCAACAAGAAAATCGTGGACTATCTCAAGTTCGCCCGCGAATTCGCCAAGCTGTGCCCTGGCTTCGAGACAGATATCCACGGCCTGGTCGAGGTCGAAGATGAATCTGGACAGGTGCGCTATTACGCCGACTGCGTGGCGGACAGCAACGCGCCGAAGAACCCCAAGCCTTTGGCCACCGCCAAGAATCTGGTGCAGGTAGGTGACGATGGGCCCTACGGTCGCAACGTCTGATCCTGCAGGGCAGGCCTTGGAGGGCTGCCGCAACCCGATGCTGCCTCATCTCGTCGGGTGGGGTGTGAAAGTTTTGGTGATAAGTGCCGTTGGCGCAATGTGGCAGAGCGCTGGTAGCTATTAAATATGTAGCTATCGATCAGTGTGGCATGTCTTCGCGCATCCGCACAAAACTGGCAAAGCGCGGCAATCCGCCGTCGTGCGTACCGCGAAAGCGGTACGTCACCCAGCTTCCCTCCGGGGGTGGCGTCTGTCGTTGTGTGTCTGTGAAACCGGCTCCCAGTCGAAACCGCTGGCCTGATGGCATCTCCACCAGCAAAGCCCCCATGCGCCCGGTGTGGCGACCTTTGCCTGGGAGGTGGGCAATGACGCGGGCTTCTGCATCTTCGTGGGTTTTGACCTTGACCAGATCGTCGCTGCGGCCTGACTGGTACCGCGAGCTGCCCCGGTGCAGCATCAGTCCTTCGCCGCCCGCGCGCACAGTGCGTTGCAAAAGGGCCTGGAGCGCTGTGTCGGTCGCGACCCGCTTTTGTGCCACCGCTTGCACCCAGGGCTGGCCGATGCGTTCGACCACAGCGTTGAGCGCGGGAATCCGTTCGTCGAAGGTGCCCGCGTTTTGGGGCAAGTCAAAGACCATGAAGCGCATGGCCCGCCAGGCGGTGTCGTCAGGCCGCTGCTGGCGGGTGGTGGACTGGGCATGCGCAAAGCGCCCACGCCCGGCCCACAGTTCGCCGTCCATGGGCGTCGAAGGCCAGCCGGTGGTGAACCATGCTGGCGCTGCCACCGTTTCACCACCCCTGGTGCGCAGCGTGTGCCCGTCCCAGTAGCCGCGTACGCCGTCGTATTTTTCGCTCACCCAGTAGTCGGCCAGCAACATGCCTGGCCGGTACACAGTCGCCAGCAGCAAGGCTGGCGCATCCGCGGCATAGACCCCAATGCCGGGCAGGGCGGACAGTGCCAGCCAAGTCAGACAGTGTCTGCGGCGCATGCTACGCAATGGAGGGTGCTATTGAAGATATAGCTGCTTGCGCTTTATGGGTGGTCGCTAGCAGCCATTTTTACTGCTAATCCTGCGGGGCGGGTCAGACCTGGTCGGCGGAAAGGCCCGCCGTCTGGCTGAAGCCGCCGTCCACATAGGTGATTTCGGCCGTCATGCCGCTGGCCAGGTCGGACAACAGGAATGCCGCCACATTTCCCACATCTTCAATCGTCACGTTGCGGCGCAGGGGCGCGGCATCGGCCACGCGGCCCAGCAGCTTGCCAAAGTCCTTGATACCGCTGGCTGCCAGCGTCTTGATGGGTCCGGCGCTGATGCCGTTGGCACGGATGGCACGGCCATCCTCGGTGCGGCCCACGGCTTCGGCCAGATAGCGTACGCTGGCCTCTAGGCTGGCTTTGGCCAGGCCCATGGTGTTGTAGTTGGGGATGGAGCGCAGCGCACCCAGGTACGACAGCGTCAGCAGCGACGACTTGTCGTTCAGGTAAGGCAACGCTGCCTTGGCCATGGCCGGGAAGCTGTAGGCGCTGATGTCGTGTGCAATGCGAAACCCTTCGCGCGAGAGGCCTTCGAGGAAGTTGCCGGCGATCGCTTCGCGTGGCGCAAAACCAATGCTGTGCACAAAACCGTCAAATTTAGGCCATGCCTGGGCGAGGTCTGTGAACATGCGTTCGATCTGCTCGTCGCTGGCCACGTCGCAGTCAAAAATCAGCTTCGAGTCAAACTCGGCGGCAAAGTCGGTGATGCGGTCTTTGAAGCGCTCGCCCACATAGCTGAACGCGAGTTCAGCGCCTTGCTGGTGGCAGGCACGGGCGATGCCGTAGGCGATGGAGCGGTTGGACAGTACGCCCGTGATGAGCAGCTTCTTGCCGGTCAGAAAACCCATGTTTGTTCTCCTGTGGAATGCGGAATATCGGCAGACCACTGGCCGAGGGGCGTTCACCCCGCTGCCTGCGCAAAAATGCTGCCGACGTAGG is part of the Simplicispira sp. 125 genome and encodes:
- a CDS encoding DNA ligase yields the protein MRRRHCLTWLALSALPGIGVYAADAPALLLATVYRPGMLLADYWVSEKYDGVRGYWDGHTLRTRGGETVAAPAWFTTGWPSTPMDGELWAGRGRFAHAQSTTRQQRPDDTAWRAMRFMVFDLPQNAGTFDERIPALNAVVERIGQPWVQAVAQKRVATDTALQALLQRTVRAGGEGLMLHRGSSRYQSGRSDDLVKVKTHEDAEARVIAHLPGKGRHTGRMGALLVEMPSGQRFRLGAGFTDTQRQTPPPEGSWVTYRFRGTHDGGLPRFASFVRMREDMPH
- a CDS encoding arginine/lysine/ornithine decarboxylase, which encodes MKFRFPIIIIDEDYRSENTSGLGIRALAQAIEAEGFEVVGVTSYGDLSQFAQQQSRASAFILSIDDEEFTVGEGLDPIVLSLRNFIGEVRRKNTEVPIYVHGETKTSRHLPNDILRELHGFIHMFEDTPEFVAKHIIREAKSYLEGVKPPFFKALLDYAEDGSYSWHCPGHSGGVAFLKSPVGQMYHQFYGENMLRADVCNAVEELGQLLDHNGAIGESERNAARIFNADHCFFVTNGTSTSNKMVWHHTVAPGDVVVVDRNCHKSILHSIIMTGAIPVFMKPTRNHFGIIGPIPQSEFEPATIQAKIKANPLLKGVDAKKVKPRVLTLTQSTYDGVLYNTETIKGMLDGYVDNLHFDEAWLPHAAFHPFYGSYHAMGKKRARPQHSVTYATQSIHKLLAGISQASHVLVQDSQTTKLDRHLFNEAYLMHTSTSPQYSIIASCDVAAAMMEPPGGTALVEESILEALDFRRAMRQVEAEFGKKDWWFKVWGPEKLVAEGIGRAEDWIIRSDSKSKKAGSKWHGFGQLADGFNMLDPIKSTIVTPGLSLDGKFDKTGIPASIVTKYLAEHGVVVEKTGLYSFFIMFTIGITKGRWNTLLTALQQFKDDYEKNQPMWRILPEFCQQHKRYERMGLQDLCQHVHEMYAKYDIARLTTEMYLSDLTPAMKPSDAFSHIAHRTTERVEIDHLEGRITVGLVTPYPPGIPLLIPGEVFNKKIVDYLKFAREFAKLCPGFETDIHGLVEVEDESGQVRYYADCVADSNAPKNPKPLATAKNLVQVGDDGPYGRNV
- a CDS encoding NfeD family protein, producing MEESTIWWLLAGGVIVAELLTGTFYLLMVALGLAAAALVAHTGLPLTGQIVTAAAVGGGAVVAWHYAKRRRPGDPSARADRSVNLDVGETIVIDSWNADGTTTVKYRGATWTAIHRPGVTPSTGMHRVAELVGSRLLVDPL
- the mnmH gene encoding tRNA 2-selenouridine(34) synthase MnmH, with product MSHRSPVRVQDRHAFDALIDARSPAEYALDHLPGAINCPVLDDEERRIVGTLYKQQGAFEARRVGGAMVAANLARHLREQFADKSAAWKPLVYCWRGGMRSGSMVTWLRMVGWDAQQLAGGYKSWRRHVIERIDALAPQLPLRVLCGPTGSAKTRVLQALAARGAQMLDLEAYARHRGSVLGAWPGVAQPSQTAFETLLAQALEPLDMQRPIFVEAESSRIGRVSVPQALVQRLRASPCIEIQATPSVRLEFLLRDYANLGDDPAALATQLGTLRELHGRQTIDRWQAWAMEGALAPLFSELMALHYDPLYARSQNAHLFQWPQRQTVQAADLSPSGIDTLAEQVLALPAKIE
- the fabI gene encoding enoyl-ACP reductase FabI, which encodes MGFLTGKKLLITGVLSNRSIAYGIARACHQQGAELAFSYVGERFKDRITDFAAEFDSKLIFDCDVASDEQIERMFTDLAQAWPKFDGFVHSIGFAPREAIAGNFLEGLSREGFRIAHDISAYSFPAMAKAALPYLNDKSSLLTLSYLGALRSIPNYNTMGLAKASLEASVRYLAEAVGRTEDGRAIRANGISAGPIKTLAASGIKDFGKLLGRVADAAPLRRNVTIEDVGNVAAFLLSDLASGMTAEITYVDGGFSQTAGLSADQV
- a CDS encoding stomatin-like protein: MEIAIVLLVIAVIFIARSVKVVPQQNAWVKERLGKYAGTLTPGLNILVPFIDRVAYKHSLKEIPLDVPSQICITRDNTQLQVDGILYFQVTDPMRASYGSSNYIMAVTQLAQTSLRSVIGKLELDKTFEERDIINAQVVQAIDEAALNWGVKVLRYEIKDLTPPKEILHAMQAQITAERGKRALIAASEGRRQEQINIATGEREAFIARSEGEKQAVINKAQGEAASITAVADATAHAIERIAAAIRQPGGQEAVQLKVAEKAVEAYSKVASDATTTLIVPSNMTEVSALIGSAMKMVQASTKTA
- the selD gene encoding selenide, water dikinase SelD, whose amino-acid sequence is MNDFSPVIEETVKLTQFAHGGGCGCKIAPGLLREILARAPQGLVPPELLVGTETSDDAAVYRLNDQQALVATTDFFTPIVDDPYDFGRIAATNALSDIYAMGATPILALALVGMPIAKLAPEVIGRVLEGGAAVCREAGIPIAGGHSIDVLEPIYGLVALGLVHPQRVLRNAAARDGDVLVLGKPLGVGVLSAALKKGVLDAEGYAEMLCHTTQLNRVGVALAQIDGVHAMTDVTGFGLAGHLLEICRGSQLSAHIDLASLPLIASAVAWAKDGLATGASGRNWAAYGAEVHWPETAHEWQRTLLTDPQTSGGLLVGCAPGAVDAVLRAFHGDGFAQAAIVGRMQSDMAGQGPRLHCT